GGTTGGCTCGCCAGCCGATCTGTACTGCCTGACCTTCGAGCAAGTGTTAGCGCTGGAAGGCTTTGCTGAAGTGTCGAGTCGCAACCTGCTCAAAGCCATCGATGCCAGTCGTAGGCCGTCCCTGGCGCGCTTCATCTTTGCCTTGGGCATCCCAGATGTGGGCGAGGGCACTGCCAAGCTATTGGCACGAGCATTGGGTTCGCTCGACAGGATCAGCCGGGCGTTGCCGGACGTGCTGGTCTATCTGCCCGATATCGGTCTGGAAGTCGCGCACGAGATCCATAGCTTCTTCGAGGATGAGCATAACCAGCTCGTCATCGAGCAGCTGCGCGAGCGCAGCGTGCAGTTGCAGGAGGAGGGCGAAGTGCATCCTGAGTTTGCCGCCTGCGCAACCCTGGCTGGTCTGCTCGACAGACTCGACATTCCCTTCATCGCCAGTACGGGTGCCCAGCGTCTCGCTGACCGCTTCGGCAGTCTCGACGGCATCATCGAGGCCGACTGGTTGGACCTGCGCCAGGTCGAACGCCTCAATGAAAAGGCCGCCCGTGCGCTACGCGACTACTTTGACGATCCGGCCAACGCCGAGCGCGCCCGCGCCATCGAGGCCCAGCTCCGTGAGTTCGGAATGCACTGGCAGAGCGAACGAAAGGCGACGGAGGGACTTCCGTTGGCGGGCCAGACCTGGGTGCTCACCGGCACGCTGGAAAGCATGAGCCGCGACGAGGCGAAGGCAAAGCTGGAGGCCTTGGGTGCCAAGGTCTCGGGTTCCGTCTCGGCCAAGACCAGCGTGGTAGTTGCTGGGCCGGGCGCGGGTTCGAAGCTGGCCAAGGCCAACGAGCTGGGCCTTGTAGTAGCGGATGAGGAATCCTTCCTGCAACGGCTCGCTGAACTCGAGCACTAACTCAGTATCAGCTCCTCGGCTTCGCGCCGAGGTCGGCGCTCCCACACAAGCTCAGCCAGCGCAGGCGGTGTTTTTCTGCTTTTGTGGGAGCCGCGCCCCCGCGGCGAAAAGACCCGTCTTGCCAGCCCATACGCAAGGCTTCGCGCCGAGGTCGGCGCTCCCACACAAGCTCAGCCAGCGCAGGCGGTGTTTTTCTGCTTTTGTGGGAGCCGCGCCCCCGCGGCGAAAGGACCGTCCTGCCAGCGCAGGCGTAACGCTTCGCGCCGAGGTCGGCGCTCCCACACAAGCTCAGCCAGCGCAGGCGGCGGTTTTGTGCTTTGTGGGAGCCGCGCCCCCGCGGCGAAAGGACCGTCCTGCCAGCGCAGGCGTAACGCTTCGCGCCGAGGTCGGCGCTCCCACGCAAGCTCAGCCAGCGCAGGCGGTGTTTTTCTGCATTTGTGGGAGCCGCGCCCCCGCGGCGATAGGACCGTCCTGCCAGCCCATACGCAAGAGCTTCGCGCCGAGGTCGGCACTCCCACATTAAGCTCAGCCAGCGCAGGCGGCGCTTTTTGTGCTTTTGTGGAGCCGCGCCCCCGCGGCGAAAGGACCGTCCTGCCAGCACATACGCAAGGCCTCGCGCCGAAGTTGGCATGCTTGGAAATATCAAGGCAACGTCCGTGATTTTTTCTAAAGAAATTCCCCGCCTGTCCGAAAACCTTCGCAGGCGGGCTCGTTTGCTAGCGCGTTCGCCGGTGTCGTACAGGTTGTTCTCGGGGCTTGCAAAAAATTTCAAATGCCTCCTAAAGCTCACCGAAACGACGCCGATAAGCTAATCGAATGCGAACTCAATGGGTGCCTGGGCAAATAGCCGGCCCGGAGTCGCAAGCTCAGGCAACCAAAGTAACTAGCGCCCTTGGAGGCTCATCATGGCTCTCACAGTCAATACCAACGTAGCGTCCCTGAACACTCAGCGGAACCTCAGCAGTTCCTCGAACGCTCTCAGCACCTCTATGCAGCGTCTTTCCACAGGCAGCCGCATCAACAGCGCCAAAGATGACGCGGCCGGGCTGCAGATTTCCAACCGTCTGACCAGCCAGATCAATGGTCTGGGTGTTGCGGTACGCAACGCTAACGACGGTATCTCCCTGGCGCAGACCGCGGAAGGCGCCCTGCAGCAGTCCACCAACATTCTGCAACGTATGCGCGACCTTTCTCTGCAAGCTGCTAACGGCTCGAACGCCGGTACCGAACGTAGCGCTCTGCAGCAGGAAGTAACCCAACTGCAAAGCGAACTGACGCGGATTGCCGAAACCACAACCTTCGGTGGACGCAAGCTGCTCGATGGTTCGTTTGGCTCGTCCAACTTCCAGGTTGGCGCGAATGCCAACGAGACCATTTCTGTAGCGCTGGCGGGTGCTGGTGCGAATGCTATCGGTAGCTACCAGGTCAAAGGTGGCGGTTCGATCTTCGGAACGGCCGTCGATAGTGCCGCGGGTGCTAACGGTTCAGCTATCGGTGACCTGACCATCACCGGAAACGGCAAAACAGCTACTGCTACTGTTGCAGCAAACGCATCGGCGAAAGACTTTGCCTCCGCTGTCAACTCCACCACCAGCAGTACAGGCGTTTCCGCCACGGCGCGCACTGAGGCGATTCTAGGTGGCTTCAGTGTGGATGACGGTACTCAGCTGTCGTTTGATGTAACCGTAGGAACTCAGACTGTTAGTATCGCTGGTGCGACTTCGCTTAAGGATGTTTCTGATCAGATCAACTCCCAGGCGGGTAAATCTGGCCTGAATGCAGTGCTTGAAGGCGATAAGCTTCGTCTGACTAACGACAAGGGCGAAAATATCTCCATCGCGGCGGTAACCGGAGACGGCACCACGCCTGCGCTGACCATTGCCGGCGTAGCCGCTGACGGTACAGAGGGTACTGCCGACGACGCCACTGATGGTGCGGTTGTGACTGGAAACGTCACGGTAAACTCTGCATCCGGTTACGTAATGACCGCCGCAACGGACCTCACTGAGGCTCTGAGCTCTGGTGTAGGTACCTTGGCCTCGGTCGGCAGCATCGACATCTCTACCGCCTCAGGTGCGCAGGACGCTCTGGCAATCATCGATGGTGCGATTGCCAAGATCGACTCTCAGCGAGCTGACCTCGGTGGCGTGCAGAACCGTTTCGACAACACGATCGCCAACCTGCAAAGCATCTCTGAAAACGTCTCCGCCGCCCGCGGGCGTATTCAAGATACCGACTTTGCGGCTGAAACTGCCAACCTGAGCAAGAACCAGATTCTGCAGCAGGCTGGTACCGCGATCCTCGCCCAGGCCAAGCAGCTGCCGCAGGCAGTCTTGAGTCTGCTGCAGTAACCGGGCAGCGGCGTTGACGATGGAGGTAGGGCGGTGCTCTACCTCCATTGATTCATGAGGGTGAATCAATGGACATCGGAAAGATAGCTGGCAACACCGCATCGTCGATAGTGACTGGGTCGTCACCCAGCCTTCTCAAGGAGGCTGGGTTTTCTTCGTTGGACAAGCGTCAGGCACCGGAGAAGCAGGACGAGAAGAAAGGTCCAGAGAGCATGACCAACCTGGTCGAGCGGTTCCGTTCACAGGTGCAGAGCATTCAGCGTGATCTGAGCTTTAGCGTGGATGATTCGACTGGCGATGTAGTTGTTCAAGTCATCGATGGCAATTCAGGCAAGGTTGTTCGACAGATTCCATCTGAGGAGATCCTCCGGCTCACTGAGCGGTTGGATGAGATGCGCAGTTTGATGTTTGAGACCAAGGCATAAACGGCATGGTTTTTGTTTGTTTATGCTTAAGGTTTCGCAGGTAACATTTTCTTGACGGGGTATGGCTATGGCAGGCGTAACAGGCATCGGATCGGGGATCGACATCGACAGTATCGTCGCCAGCATGGTGACCGCTGAGCGTGCGCCCAAAGAAACGCAGCTTGCCAATCTCGAAAAGAAAACTACTACACGGATTACCGCTGTTGGCGCCCTCAGGGGGGCAATCAGCGAGTTCCAGACCGCGCTGGGCGCGTTGAACAAGCCCGCACTTTTTCAGGCTCGCTCCGCCACGTCGAGCAAGCCGGACATTCTTTCCGTGACTGCAGGTACAACCGCTGGGGCCGGTAGTTACAAGGTCGAAGTAAGTCAGCTCGCGGCGAGCAGCAAGGTGGCGCTACGTGCGATCGCGGATGACCCAGCTGCACCCGTGACCCTTGGGACGGGCAAGCTGACCGTCAGTGTTGGCAATAATGCCCTGCCGGCTATCGATGTGGATGCCAGCAACAATACGTTGGCAGGCATTCGCGACGCGATCAACAAAGCTGGCGCCGAGCAGGGCGTTACGGCGACCATAGTGACCGACGACGATGGCTCGCGCTTGGTATTGAGCAGTTCTACTACCGGGGCGCAGGAAGATATTACCGTCCAGATCGAGAATGCCACTGGCGACCTAGGAAAGCTTGCCTTTGCTGGGCCAGCCGACGCTACCAATGACGCCGGAGCGCCTAAGGTGCTTGCTACCGCCGCCTCTGCCTCCTTGACCATCGACGGTCTGCCAGTCACAAGCAAATCGAATAAGTTGAGCAATGCCATCGAGGGGGTGACACTCAATCTCCTGACGAAAACTGAGCCGAATACACCGCTCACGGTGACGGTGGGTCTGGATAAAGGCGGAGTTAAAACCCAGGTTCAGTCCTTTGTTGATGCTTACAATAAGCTGATCGGCGTCATCAACGCCCAGACCAAGGTCACCTCTGTAGGGGATGGCAAGGCGCCTGTTACGGGTGCGCTAGTCGGCGATGCGACGGCTCGTACGCTGCTCGGCACTATCCGAAACGAGCTGATTAACGTCCAGGGTGACGGAAACATACGGGCCCTCACCGATATTGGAATTACCACTCAGAAAGACGGCACCTTGACGGTCGATAGCAAGAAGCTCGACAAAGCGCTGGCTGATAATTTCGAGCAGTTATCAGGGTTGTTTACCGGAGAGACCGGACTGGCGACACGTCTCGATGCCAAACTCAAGCCCTATACCGAAACCGGTGGCATTCTCGAGCAGCGCAACAAGCAGATGACCGAGACCATTGCAGGCATCGACAAGCAGAAGGAAGACCTTAACCGGCGCCTCACCTCACTACAGGAACGACTTTACAAGCAGTTCAATGCGATGGATTTGCTGGTGGGGCAGTTGTCCAACACCTCCTCGAGCTTGCTGGCATCCCTTGAGAATTTGCCGTGGGCGGCTAGCAATTCGAAGAGGTAGGTCCTGCTTCTAATGAATCAAACCGCCGGCTAGGCGGTTTTTTCATTTAAAGCCTGACATTGCTATCAAGCTTGAGCGCGTTCGACCGATAAGCTTTACATGCAAACTGATGTGGCAAGGGGCTCATCCAAATGTACGCAATGTCAGCAATGAAGCAGTATCAGCAGGTCGGCGTTAAGGTTCAGGTCAACGAGGCCGATCCTCACCAGTTGATCCAGATGCTGATGCAAGGTGGCCTGGATCGTATCGCGCAGGCAAAAGGGGCTATGGAGCGCGAAGAATTCGCGGAAAAAGGCGTCTTGATTGGCAAGGCTATCAATATCATCGGCGGGCTGCGCGATTCGCTCGATAAGAGCGTTGGCGGTGAGCTGGCGGAAAACCTCGACAGCCTCTATGAATACATGACGATGCGCCTGTTCGAGGCCAGCCGCCATAACGATGTTGACAAGCTCAACGAAGTGGGCAGATTGCTAGCCGAGATCAAGTCGGCCTGGGATCAGATCGCACCCAAGGCTTGACTCGGTCATCTTCTCAGCAGAACACCGTCAGCGCATCGTACCCATCTGTTTTATAGAGGACCGACATGCCATCAAGCAAAGAAGCGTTCGCTACGCTGACTGGCAAACTGCGCGATGCGTTGGCGGCAAACGATTGGGAGGCCATCGCGCGGCTGGACGATGAATGCCGTGCGCAAATGGCGACATTGAACGGCGCTGAAGCTCTGGATGTCGGGTTGCGTGAGCAACTTGCAGAGCTATCGCAGTTATACCTCGAGCTTCAGCAGTCCGGTCGAGCGGAGCGGGAACGCTTAGCTGCCGAGTTGATTCGCTTGAACCAATCGAAGCAGGTGAGGCAAGCCTACGAGCCGCTGGGATAAGCCATTCACACGGCCGTCGGGGTTGCGGTCTCTCTAGCCGCTTCGCAATTTCCTCTGACGTTTCTTGTTGAATGCCTGCTTGCACGACTGGCTTCTCGCTCCCCTGGGGGTGAACGGTACTCCCATCCACCCTCAGGCTGCAGCACAACGAAAGGCTTCGTCGCGTTTAGCGATACTCGCAAAGATAGGCGGTATCGGTCGCGACCTTGAGCTGAAACTTGCTGTTGGCCGGCACGGTGAACTGGCTCCCTGTGCCGAACGTCTGGTAGTTCTCGCTTCCGGGCAGCTTAACGTCCAGGCTGCCTGCCACCACATGCATGACCTCCAGCTGATTGGTGCCGAATTCATAGTCGCCGGGCGCCATGACGCCGATTGTGGCCGGGCCTGCGGCCATGTCGAACGCGATGGATTTGACGGTGCCGTCGAAGTATTCGTTGACCTTGAACATTCGCAACTCTCGGTGAAGAAAATGGGCGGCCAGTATGCCGAAGCGGCGTAGTGGCGTCATCTGATCAGCTATCCAAAAAGCGGCACTTTCCTTTCGGTCCGCGCTGCGCTCACGACCGAAAAATGAAGTACACCGCGCCCAGCAGGCAGAGTCCGGCCCATAGGTAGTCGAGCTTCATCGGTTGCTGCATGTACAGCACGCTGAAGGGAAGGAATATGCCGAGCGTGATCACCTCTTGCATGATCTTCAGTTGTCCGATCGAGAGCTCCGTATAGCCGATTCGGTTGGCTGGCACCATGATCAAATATTCGAACAAGGCAATACCCCAGCTGACGAGGGCGGCTATCAGCCATGGCTTGGTCCCGAGTGTCTTCAGGTGGCCGTACCAGGCAAAGGTCATGAAAAGGTTGGAAATACAAAGCAGGGCAGCGGTCTGAAGCCAGATGGGCATGGGCGTACTCCGGGGCGATGGCGGATCCTATGGCCCTGCACATGGCTTCGCAAGTGCTCTAAGTCAGGTCTCGCGGTGCTAGTGCGTTTTGCGTGAGCAGCCATTATTATCGCCGCCCGTTTTTTCATCTCGGATGTTTGAAATGGATTGTCGTCCTGGTTGTGGCGCGTGTTGCATTGCCCCGTCGATCAGCTCCCCGATTCCCGGCATGCCTTTCGGAAAGCCAGCCGGCGAGCGTTGCATGCATCTCTCCGAGCAAAATCTTTGCGGGTTGTTTGGTCTGTCAACGCGTCCGGCAGTCTGTGCTGCGTTCCAGGCTGATCATGCGGTTTGTGGTGAGAGTCGGCAGGACGCGATCCGCCTGCTTGGCTGGCTTGAGCAGGCGACGGGATAACTAACCAGTGCGACTGTGGGAGCGCCGACCTCGGCGCGAAGCTTTTTGTCAGAGACGCGCGCCATACCAGCACGGCGGACCTAAGGCGGAATCTTGCTCCTGACCTGGCGATACTTGCTAATGGCAGCCGAGGATCATTCGCCAAGCTATCGCCTGCCCGGACGGCCGCCGAAACAGTTGCTGACAGGAGGATTGACCAGGGCGAGGAGGGATACGAAAAGGCCGCCCAGTTGGGCGGCCTTTTGTCATTTCCGGCTAAGGAATCAGCGTGGCAGGTCGCGCTGTGGGTGGCCGGTGTACAGCTGGCGTGGGCGGCCGATCTTCTGGCCCATCGCGATCATTTCCTTCCAGTGGGAGATCCAGCCGACAGTACGCGCCAGGGCGAAGATCACGGTGAACATACTGGTCGGTATGCCGATGGCCTTGAGGATGATGCCCGAGTAGAAGTCGACGTTCGGGTACAGGTTGCGCTCGGCGAAGTAGGGGTCGTTCAGCGCGATTTCTTCAAGCTTCATCGCCAGCTCAAGCTGCGGGTCGTTGATGCCCAGCTCGCCGAGGACTTCGTCGCAGGTCTGCTTCATCACCTTGGCGCGCGGGTCGAAGTTCTTGTAGACGCGATGCCCGAAGCCCATCAGTTTGAACGGATCGTTCTTATCCTTGGCCTTGGCCAGGAATTTCTCGATGTTCGATACGTCGCCGATTTCGTCCAGCATTGTCAGAACGGCTTCGTTCGCACCGCCGTGTGCTGGTCCCCAAAGCGCTGCGATACCGGCAGCGATACAGGCGAAGGGGTTGGCGCCAGTGGAGCCTGCCAGGCGAACGGTGGAGGTGGAGGCGTTCTGTTCGTGGTCCGCGTGGAGAATGAAGATACGGTCCATCGCCTTGGCCAGCACCGGGCTGATCGGCTTCACTTCACATGGCGTGTTGAACATCATGTGCAGGAAGTTTTCCGCGTAGTTCAGGTCGTTACGCGGATACATCATGGGCTGGCCCATGGAGTACTTGTAGACCATCGCCGCGAGGGTTGGCATTTTGGCAACCAGGCGCACGGCCGAGATCTCGCGGTGGTGCGGATCGTTGATGTCCAGCGAGTCGTGGTAGAAGGCCGAGAGCGCGCCGACGACGCCGCACATGATGGCCATCGGGTGCGCATCGCGGCGGAAGCCGTTGAGGAATGACTTGAGCTGCTCGTGAACCATGGTGTGGTTCTTCACGGTGCTGATGAACTTCGCCTTTTCTTCGGCGGTTGGCAGCTCACCATTCAGCAGGAGGTAGCAGGTCTCGAGATAATCGGCTTTTTCCGCCAGTTGCTCGATGGGGTAGCCGCGGTGCAGCAGAATGCCCTTGTCACCGTCGATGTAGGTGATCTTGGATTCGCAAGAGGCGGTCGACATGAAGCCGGGATCGAACGTGAAGCGACCCGTGGAGGTCAAGCCCCGAACATCGATTACGTCAGGCCCTACGGTGCCGGTTAAAACGGGCAGTTCGATGGCGTCTGCGCCTTCGATGATCAACTGCGCTTTGTTGTCAGCCATGTATGGCCTCCTGTTTTATGCTTGGAATCATCATGGCCCCCCACGCAGGGCCCGCATCACTATAGTGAGATAAATCTCAAAGTCAATTTGCGCGGGCGCCCCGCAGCAGAGGGGGTTTAGGGGTGAATTCGCAACACAGAAACGCTTATTTACGGCATTTGTAACCGGGGGCGCCATGCGCCTTTAGTGGCACTTCACCACATTGTCATTAGCGACCTAACTGTTTATACTCGGCGACCGACCGGCAGGGGCCTTACAGGCAGTTTCCTGTGGGTTGTCACTCGTGGGTGGCGGGTACCGCTGCGTACTCTTCCCAACAACTTTGCCCTGCGTATTAGGGGCTCTCAAGTGTGAAAAAAAGCCGTGAAAAGCCAACGACCTGTAAACCTAGATCTTAGGACTATAAAACTCCCTATCACTGCTTACACCTCGATCCTCCACCGCATATCCGGCGTGATCCTGTTTGTAGGCGTGGCCATTCTGTTGCTTGCGCTGGATGCATCGCTTTCTTCTGCCGAAGGCTTCGAAGACGTGAAGGCGTACCTCAATAGCCCCCTGGCCAAGCTGGTGATCTGGGTGCTGCTGTCTGCATTGCTGTACCACCTGGTGGCCGGTGTACGTCACCTGATCATGGATTCGGGCCATGGCGAGACGCTGGAAGGCGGCAAGCTGGGCTCGAAAATCGTTCTGGCCGTCTCGGCGGTGCTGATCGTTCTGGCGGGAGTGTGGATATGGTAACTAATGTCACGAACTTCTCGCGTTCGGGTCTTTATGACTGGATGGCTCAGCGCGTTTCGGCAGTGGTGCTCGCGGCTTATTTTCTGTTTCTGATCGGATACCTGGTCGCAAATCCAGGGCTGGACTACGCCCAGTGGCAGGGGTTGTTCTCCTCCACCTGGATGCGCATCTTCAGTCTTCTGGCGCTCGTCGCGCTGAGCGTGCATGCATGGGTTGGTATGTGGACGATCTCCACTGACTACCTGACCAACATGGCGATCGGTAAGTGGGCTACCGGTGTGCGTTTCCTCTTCCAGGCAGTGTGTGGCATCGCCATGTTCACATTCTTCGTCTGGGGTGTGCAGATTCTTTGGGGTATCTGATCCATGGCTAGCATTCGTACTCTTTCATATGACGCCATCATCATCGGTGGTGGCGGCGCAGGCATGCGTGCCGCGCTGCAGTTGGCCCAGGGCGGCCATAAAACGGCAGTGGTTACCAAGGTCTTCCCGACGCGCTCGCACACCGTATCGGCCCAGGGTGGCATCACCTGCGCGATCGCTTCGGCTGACCCGAACGATGATTGGCGCTGGCACATGTATGACACCGTAAAGGGCTCCGACTACATTGGTGACCAGGACGCGATCGAATACATGTGCTCCGTTGGGCCGGAAGCGGTCTTCGAGCTCGAGCACATGGGCCTGCCGTTCTCCCGTACCGAGCAAGGTCGCATCTACCAGCGTCCGTTCGGCGGCCAGTCCAAGGACTACGGCAAAGGCGGGCAAGCCGCTCGTACTTGTGCGGCCGCCGACCGTACCGGTCATGCGCTGCTGCATACCCTTTATCAGGCCAACCTGAAGGCAGGCACGTCCTTCCTCAATGAATGGTATGGCGTGGATCTGGTGAAGAATCAGGATGGTGCCATCGTCGGTATCATCGCGATCTGCATCGAAAACGGGGAAACCGTCTACATCCGCTCCAAGGCGGTGGTCCTGGCGACCGGTGGTGCAGGCCGGATCTATGCATCCACCACCAACGCCCTGATCAACACCGGTGACGGTATCGGCATGGCGCTGCGTGCGGGCGTGCCGGTCCAGGACATCGAGATGTGGCAGTTCCACCCGACCGGTATTGCCGGTGCCGGTGTGCTGGTCACCGAAGGTTGCCGCGGCGAGGGCGGTTACCTGATCAACAAGCACGGCGAGCGTTTCATGGAGCGCTACGCGCCGAATGCGAAGGACTTGGCTGGCCGTGACGTGGTTGCTCGTTCCATGGTCAAGGAAATCCTGGCTGGCAACGGCTGTGGTCCGGATGGCGACCACGTCATGTTGAAGCTCGATCACCTGGGCGAAGAAGTACTGCATAGCCGCTTGCCGGGTATCTGCGAGCTGTCGAAGACCTTCGCGCACGTCGATCCGGTCACGGCTCCGGTTCCTGTTGTGCCGACCTGTCACTACATGATGGGTGGTGTCGCCACCAACATCCATGGTCAGGCGATCACCCAGGACGCCAATGGCAACGACAAGATCATCGAAGGCCTGTTCGCGGTAGGTGAAGTGGCTTGCGTATCCGTCCACGGTGCCAACCGTCTTGGCGGCAACTCGCTGCTGGATCTGGTGGTCTTCGGTCGCGCGGCTGGTTTGCATCTCGAGAAGGCGCTGAAAGACGGTATCGAGCATCGCGGTGCGACCGAAACCGATCTGGACGTCGCGCTGAACCGCCTGTCCAGCTTGAACGAACGTACAACTGGCGAAGACGTTGCCTCGTTGCGCAAAGAGCTGCAGAGCTGCATGCAGAACTATTTCGGCGTGTTCCGCACAGGCGAGTACATGCAGAAAGGCATCGCGCAGCTTGCTGATCTGCGTCAGCGCATCGCTGCCGTCAAGATCTCCGACAAGAGCCAGGCGTTCAATACCGCACGTATCGAAGCGCTGGAGCTGCAGAACCTGCTCGAGGTTGCTGAGGCGACTGCCATCGCTGCGGAAACTCGCAAGGAATCGCGCGGCGCGCATGCCCGCGAAGACTTTGAAGAGCGTGATGACGAGAACTGGCTGTGCCACACCCTGTACTTCCCGGGTGAGAAGCGCGTAGCCAAGCGTGCCGTGAACTTCTCTCCGAAGACAGTTCCGACTTTCGAACCCAAGGTCCGGACTTACTGAGGTCGCCGATATGTTGCAAGTGAGCGTTTATCGCTACAACCCGGATAAAGACGAAAAGCCGTACATGCAGGATTTTCAGGTCAATACCGATGGTAAGGACCTGATGGTGCTGGACGTTCTGGCGCTCATCAAGGAGCAGGACGAGGGCTTCTCCTATCGTCGCTCCTGCCGTGAGGGTGTGTGCGGTTCCGACGGCATGAACCTGAATGGCAAGAATGGCCTGGCCTGCATCACGCCGCTGTCGTCCGTGGTCAAGGGCAACAAGCTGGTGGTTCGTCCGCTGCCTGGTTTGCCTGTCATTCGTGACTTGGCCGTGGATATGGGCATCTTCTATAAGCAGTACGAGAAGGTTCGGCCTTACCTGATGAACGATACGCCGGCACCGGCTATCGAACGTCTGCAAAGCCCGGAAGACCGCGAGAAGCTGGATGGTCTGTACGAGTGCATCCTCTGTGCTTGCTGCTCGACCAGCTGCCCGTCCTTCTGGTGGAACCCTGACAAGTTCCTCGGTCCGGCCGCACTGCTGCAGGCCTATCGGTTCCTGGCTGACAGCCGTGATACCGAGACCGAGAGCCGTCTGGCGTCGCTGGATGATCCGTTCAGCGTATTCCGCTGCCGCGGCATCATGAACTGCGTCAGCGTTTGCCCCAAAGGGTTGAACCCGACCAAGGCGATTGGTCACGTGCGCAACATGTTGCTGCAGAGTGCAACCTGATGAGCAGGGGCCTGTAACTATTTGCGTAATTGCAGGTCCGTAATGCTTCACCGCGACACCTTCGGCGCCGGAGTTCAAACTCGGCGCCGAAGTTTTAGCAGGAATCTCAGCCCACAAAGCCGGATTCCGCTCTGAAAATTTGTTGACCAGCAGGAGCATCCGGGGTGGTTCTCGGAAACTATCTGCGCGGTCCGTAGTGGCTTTACCTGGGTCGCTGCTTCAGAACTTGGGAAGTCATGCTGCGGTCTCCACGCTGGTGGTGTCTCCTTATCGAAGGTGACCAGACATGCAAGAAAGCGTAATGCAGCGCATGTGGGACAGTGCCCACCTATCCGGTGGTAACGCTGCCTATGTGGAAGAGCTTTATGAGCTCTACCTGCACGATCCCAACGCTGTGCCCGAAGAGTGGCGCACCTACTTCCAGAAGCTGCCCGTCAGTGGCGGCGCCGCGGCTGACGTATCGCATTCGACTATTCGCGATCATTTCGTCCTGCTGGCCAAGAACCAGCGGCGCGCCCAGCCGGTTTCGGCAGGTAGCGTAAGCAGTGAGCACGAGAAGAAGCAGGTCGAAGTTCTGCGTCTGATCCAGGCGTACCGGATGCGTGGCCATCAGGCTGCCCAGCTCGACCCGCTCGGGTTGCAGCAGCGTCCGGTTCCGGCCGATCTGGCCATCAATAACTATGGTCTGACCGATGCCGACCTGGATACGGTTTTCCGTACCGGCGATCTTGCCATGGGCAAAGATCAGGCAACCTTGCGTGAAATTCACCAGGCGCTGCAAGAGACGTATTGCCGCACCATCGGTGCCGAATTCACCCATATCGTCGATTCCGATCAGCGCAACTGGTTCATCCAGCGTCTGGAAAGCGTTCGTGGCCGTCCGGCGTTCTCGGGCGAAATCAAGTGCCACCTGCTCGAGCGTCTGACGGCTGCCGAGGGCCTGGAAAAGTACCTGGGCACCAAGTATCCGGGTACCAAGCGTTTCGGTCTGGAAGGCGGCGAGAGCCTGATTCCGCTGCTCGATGAGATCGTCCAGCGTTCCGGCTCTTACGGTGCCAAGGAAATCGTCATCGGCATGGCGCACCGCGGTCGTCTGAACGTGCTGGTCAACACCTTCGGCAAGAATCCGCGTGACCTCTTCGACGAATTCGAAGGCAAGAAG
This DNA window, taken from Stutzerimonas stutzeri, encodes the following:
- the sdhC gene encoding succinate dehydrogenase, cytochrome b556 subunit, which translates into the protein MKSQRPVNLDLRTIKLPITAYTSILHRISGVILFVGVAILLLALDASLSSAEGFEDVKAYLNSPLAKLVIWVLLSALLYHLVAGVRHLIMDSGHGETLEGGKLGSKIVLAVSAVLIVLAGVWIW
- the sdhD gene encoding succinate dehydrogenase, hydrophobic membrane anchor protein; its protein translation is MVTNVTNFSRSGLYDWMAQRVSAVVLAAYFLFLIGYLVANPGLDYAQWQGLFSSTWMRIFSLLALVALSVHAWVGMWTISTDYLTNMAIGKWATGVRFLFQAVCGIAMFTFFVWGVQILWGI
- the sdhA gene encoding succinate dehydrogenase flavoprotein subunit, producing MASIRTLSYDAIIIGGGGAGMRAALQLAQGGHKTAVVTKVFPTRSHTVSAQGGITCAIASADPNDDWRWHMYDTVKGSDYIGDQDAIEYMCSVGPEAVFELEHMGLPFSRTEQGRIYQRPFGGQSKDYGKGGQAARTCAAADRTGHALLHTLYQANLKAGTSFLNEWYGVDLVKNQDGAIVGIIAICIENGETVYIRSKAVVLATGGAGRIYASTTNALINTGDGIGMALRAGVPVQDIEMWQFHPTGIAGAGVLVTEGCRGEGGYLINKHGERFMERYAPNAKDLAGRDVVARSMVKEILAGNGCGPDGDHVMLKLDHLGEEVLHSRLPGICELSKTFAHVDPVTAPVPVVPTCHYMMGGVATNIHGQAITQDANGNDKIIEGLFAVGEVACVSVHGANRLGGNSLLDLVVFGRAAGLHLEKALKDGIEHRGATETDLDVALNRLSSLNERTTGEDVASLRKELQSCMQNYFGVFRTGEYMQKGIAQLADLRQRIAAVKISDKSQAFNTARIEALELQNLLEVAEATAIAAETRKESRGAHAREDFEERDDENWLCHTLYFPGEKRVAKRAVNFSPKTVPTFEPKVRTY
- a CDS encoding succinate dehydrogenase iron-sulfur subunit translates to MLQVSVYRYNPDKDEKPYMQDFQVNTDGKDLMVLDVLALIKEQDEGFSYRRSCREGVCGSDGMNLNGKNGLACITPLSSVVKGNKLVVRPLPGLPVIRDLAVDMGIFYKQYEKVRPYLMNDTPAPAIERLQSPEDREKLDGLYECILCACCSTSCPSFWWNPDKFLGPAALLQAYRFLADSRDTETESRLASLDDPFSVFRCRGIMNCVSVCPKGLNPTKAIGHVRNMLLQSAT